The following are from one region of the uncultured Hyphomonas sp. genome:
- a CDS encoding efflux transporter outer membrane subunit, translating into MKRSILFASTAFLAACASSPVNPGRMAGERVDFFAQAPDAPAEWKASGVVGKAPKGDWLSQFDDPVMMSLVSEALENNPSLKSRAAAMRAAEAATRSARSAGRPNLSASLSAGGTSTGVKTATGTNRVDSEIYGVGLDGSWELDLWGRIGTSVNAAEADFAASEADLAAAELSLAAQTAIAWINLNEALAQERVAELTYDARDRVRLLTERRFQRGLVDALDVRTARSALANAEATIATRRQITGETARRLEILLGRYPAAEIAASAEIPALGPLEPEGNPALLLSRRPDIAASEARIEAAGMRAESARLAMLPSLVLSGSLSTSQADLADAFDPELIAARLVAGLAAPVFQGGRLDAQRDAAIAQAEAAVANYASAALSAWNDVENAVAADRYLADQEEAQARALEEARQAEELALRKYTTSGTLTIFNLIDAQTRRLTAESQLISVRANRAANRISYHIALGGGLPVRTAATETTPTEAAAE; encoded by the coding sequence ATGAAACGATCAATCCTCTTCGCAAGCACGGCATTTCTTGCGGCGTGCGCCTCTTCTCCGGTAAATCCTGGCCGGATGGCTGGCGAACGCGTTGATTTCTTTGCGCAAGCCCCCGATGCGCCCGCGGAATGGAAGGCAAGTGGCGTCGTCGGAAAGGCGCCCAAAGGCGACTGGCTGAGCCAATTCGACGATCCGGTCATGATGTCGCTCGTGTCGGAGGCGCTGGAGAACAATCCTTCGTTGAAATCCCGCGCTGCAGCGATGCGCGCCGCCGAGGCTGCGACACGCTCGGCACGCTCGGCCGGCCGGCCGAACCTCAGCGCATCCCTGTCCGCCGGCGGCACGTCTACCGGCGTCAAAACGGCAACCGGCACCAACCGGGTCGACAGCGAAATTTACGGTGTCGGCCTCGACGGGAGTTGGGAGCTGGACCTGTGGGGCCGGATCGGCACGTCCGTGAATGCCGCCGAGGCGGACTTCGCCGCATCCGAAGCCGATCTCGCCGCCGCAGAATTGTCGCTGGCTGCCCAGACCGCCATCGCCTGGATCAACCTGAACGAGGCCCTGGCCCAGGAACGCGTGGCCGAACTGACCTATGACGCGCGCGACCGCGTGCGCCTGCTGACAGAGCGCCGTTTCCAGCGCGGTCTGGTTGATGCGCTGGACGTGCGCACCGCCCGCTCGGCGCTGGCCAATGCGGAAGCAACCATCGCCACACGCCGCCAGATTACCGGCGAGACCGCCCGGCGCCTCGAAATCCTGCTGGGCCGTTACCCGGCAGCCGAGATTGCCGCCTCGGCGGAAATTCCTGCCCTTGGCCCGCTGGAGCCGGAAGGCAACCCTGCCCTTCTGCTGTCACGCCGCCCGGATATTGCCGCGTCCGAAGCCCGGATCGAAGCGGCTGGCATGCGCGCAGAGAGCGCCCGTCTGGCGATGCTCCCGTCCCTGGTCCTGTCCGGCAGCCTGTCGACCAGCCAGGCGGACCTGGCCGATGCTTTTGACCCGGAACTGATCGCCGCCCGTCTCGTCGCCGGCCTGGCTGCGCCGGTCTTCCAGGGCGGGCGCCTCGATGCACAGCGCGATGCCGCCATCGCTCAGGCCGAAGCAGCGGTCGCGAACTATGCCAGCGCGGCCCTGTCTGCCTGGAACGACGTCGAGAACGCCGTTGCGGCAGACCGCTACCTTGCCGACCAGGAAGAGGCCCAGGCCCGCGCGCTGGAAGAAGCGCGGCAGGCAGAGGAACTCGCCTTGCGCAAATATACCACCAGCGGCACACTGACGATCTTCAACCTGATCGATGCGCAAACGCGCCGCCTGACCGCGGAAAGCCAGCTGATCTCGGTGCGCGCCAACCGTGCCGCCAACCGCATTTCCTATCACATCGCCCTTGGCGGCGGCTTGCCGGTCCGGACTGCCGCGACCGAAACGACGCCCACCGAAGCCGCCGCAGAGTAA
- a CDS encoding efflux RND transporter permease subunit, giving the protein MNGIVAWFARNAVAANLLMIVCFVGGIFGYTAMEREMFPVGTFNGATVSMAWPGASPQDIEEQIVTRIEEAVADLDGIKRITSTSSEGFGSVNIEGQNDIDMLQFLDEVKLRVDQINNLPQAAFQPQVRRWEQRGQFMGLAVHGKVDGRELKRLGDRVRDDIAQLPGGELAELQGTLDEQVNIEVTEESLRRFGLSFGDVANAIRQSSLNSSGGRIESSTGDVSITTRQLADTKDQFNKIIIRQTTDQGTVRVEDVADVIDGFVSDKFSALYGGEPTAFVMIPAPDKMDVVKYTKGFRDYVERANNPRSGILPQGVKIDILWDDSEAFNDRMQLITSSALQGAVLVMIVLLLFLRPTVALWVTVGIITAFGGGILILPYLGVSWNILSTFAVLLVIGVIVDDAIVVGENIHKEVESGRREGLDAAIVGTQMVLKPIIFGVLTTIIAFLPWAFLSGPERQFTQQITFVVVAALSFSIVECMLILPAHLAHMKKQSFDGASGALMKLQRRIADSLLWFANHIYKPVLEFALHYRYATTALFFCLFYLAFTLSSMKFVPFQFMPEIEADLIQVQIEMPDGTPYDRLIQVRDQLQAGIEKSEQQTKEDYPKIKDGLIRDASVIAYGTNVRAFVGLAAPEDRPDTIRSKDLAEILRTNVGEIQDAQEINFAFTFNDNDTGIRFALSHKNLDYLREAAEVVKAQLATYSNVYDIGDNLSSAADEIRITMKPGAETLGITLADVSRQLRQAYYGEEVQRLPREGEDVRVMVRLPESARENLDSLNSLRVRAPDGREIPVTQVADFSYAPGINRIQRRDRMRSVYVFSEVKGEGGRGEIMADMEANFWPEFQKQFPDIKRGEAGGFEEENQFMSEIGRLSLIAIGAMYILLAIAFRSYAQPLLLMMALPFAYAGALFGLWFSDTPMALFSFFGIAAAAGVVINDNLVLIDYVNKRREEGAGAVQALVDAGVSRFRPILLTSLTTMVGILPLLSQRSVQAQFLKPMLVALGSAVGFAIFITLFLVPALYVIGAEVKRIFAWTWGGQPFHHIGDGYSGHVTIDEEELIGTSAGSGSGPMAPAE; this is encoded by the coding sequence ATGAACGGCATCGTCGCCTGGTTTGCCCGCAACGCCGTTGCCGCAAACCTTCTCATGATCGTCTGCTTCGTCGGGGGCATCTTCGGATACACCGCGATGGAACGGGAAATGTTCCCGGTCGGGACATTCAACGGTGCAACCGTTTCGATGGCCTGGCCAGGCGCTTCGCCGCAGGACATCGAGGAACAGATCGTCACGCGGATCGAGGAAGCCGTGGCCGATCTCGACGGCATCAAGCGCATCACATCGACCTCTTCGGAAGGGTTCGGCTCGGTCAATATCGAAGGCCAGAACGACATCGACATGTTGCAGTTCCTGGACGAAGTGAAACTCCGCGTCGACCAGATCAACAACCTGCCACAAGCGGCCTTTCAGCCGCAGGTGCGGCGGTGGGAACAGCGCGGCCAGTTCATGGGCCTTGCCGTGCATGGCAAGGTCGATGGCCGGGAGCTGAAGCGTCTCGGAGACCGGGTGCGCGATGACATTGCCCAATTGCCAGGCGGCGAACTTGCTGAACTGCAGGGCACGCTGGACGAGCAGGTGAATATCGAAGTCACCGAGGAATCCCTGCGCCGCTTCGGCCTCAGCTTCGGCGATGTGGCCAATGCCATCCGGCAATCCTCGCTGAACTCGTCCGGCGGCCGGATCGAGTCGTCTACCGGCGACGTTTCCATCACAACCCGCCAGCTGGCTGATACGAAGGACCAGTTCAACAAGATCATCATCCGCCAGACCACCGATCAGGGCACTGTCCGGGTCGAGGACGTTGCCGACGTCATCGATGGATTCGTGTCCGACAAGTTCAGCGCACTTTATGGGGGGGAGCCGACAGCCTTCGTCATGATCCCGGCGCCGGACAAGATGGATGTCGTGAAATACACCAAGGGCTTCCGCGACTATGTCGAGCGCGCCAACAACCCCCGGAGCGGGATCCTGCCCCAGGGCGTGAAGATCGATATCCTCTGGGACGATTCCGAGGCCTTCAATGACCGCATGCAACTGATCACCTCGTCTGCGCTGCAGGGTGCAGTGCTGGTGATGATCGTATTGTTGCTGTTCCTCCGCCCGACAGTGGCCCTCTGGGTGACGGTCGGCATCATAACGGCGTTCGGCGGCGGCATCCTGATCCTGCCTTATCTGGGTGTGTCCTGGAACATTCTTTCCACCTTTGCCGTGCTGCTGGTGATCGGGGTGATCGTGGACGATGCCATCGTTGTGGGGGAAAACATCCACAAGGAAGTGGAAAGCGGCCGGCGCGAAGGCCTGGATGCCGCTATCGTTGGCACCCAGATGGTTCTGAAGCCGATCATCTTCGGCGTCCTCACCACGATCATCGCCTTCCTTCCCTGGGCATTCCTCAGCGGCCCGGAAAGGCAGTTCACCCAGCAGATCACCTTCGTGGTCGTGGCGGCCCTCTCCTTCTCCATCGTCGAGTGTATGCTGATCCTGCCAGCACACCTTGCACACATGAAGAAGCAGAGCTTTGACGGAGCCAGCGGGGCGCTTATGAAGCTCCAGCGCCGGATTGCCGACAGCCTGCTCTGGTTTGCAAACCATATCTACAAGCCGGTCCTCGAATTTGCGCTGCATTACCGCTACGCGACGACGGCCCTCTTCTTCTGCCTGTTCTACCTGGCCTTCACCCTGTCCAGCATGAAGTTCGTGCCGTTCCAGTTCATGCCCGAGATTGAGGCGGACCTGATCCAGGTACAGATCGAAATGCCGGATGGCACCCCGTATGACCGTCTGATCCAGGTGCGGGACCAGCTTCAGGCCGGGATCGAAAAAAGCGAACAGCAGACGAAGGAAGACTATCCCAAAATCAAGGATGGCCTGATCCGGGATGCCTCCGTGATTGCCTATGGCACAAACGTCCGTGCCTTTGTCGGCCTCGCCGCACCGGAAGACCGTCCGGACACGATCCGCTCCAAAGACCTCGCCGAAATCCTGCGGACCAATGTCGGCGAGATCCAGGATGCCCAGGAGATCAACTTCGCCTTCACCTTTAATGACAATGACACAGGCATCCGGTTTGCCCTCAGCCACAAGAACCTCGATTATCTGCGCGAAGCCGCAGAAGTCGTGAAGGCTCAGCTGGCAACCTATTCCAATGTCTATGACATCGGCGACAACCTCTCCTCGGCGGCTGACGAGATCCGGATCACCATGAAGCCCGGCGCCGAAACGCTCGGCATCACGCTGGCCGATGTCTCACGCCAGCTGCGCCAGGCCTATTATGGCGAAGAGGTTCAGCGTCTCCCGCGCGAGGGCGAAGACGTCCGCGTTATGGTCCGCCTTCCAGAATCGGCGCGCGAAAACCTGGACAGCCTCAACTCACTCCGGGTCCGTGCGCCGGATGGACGCGAAATCCCGGTGACGCAGGTGGCAGATTTCTCTTACGCCCCGGGCATCAACCGCATCCAGCGGCGCGACCGCATGCGCTCTGTCTATGTCTTCTCCGAAGTCAAAGGCGAAGGCGGCCGCGGGGAAATCATGGCGGATATGGAAGCGAACTTCTGGCCAGAATTCCAGAAACAGTTCCCGGACATCAAACGCGGTGAAGCCGGCGGCTTTGAGGAAGAAAACCAGTTTATGAGCGAAATCGGCCGGCTGTCCCTGATCGCAATCGGTGCGATGTACATCCTGCTGGCGATCGCCTTCCGGTCCTATGCTCAGCCATTGTTGCTGATGATGGCCCTGCCCTTCGCCTATGCCGGCGCCCTGTTCGGCCTCTGGTTCTCGGACACGCCGATGGCCCTGTTCTCCTTCTTCGGGATCGCTGCGGCCGCGGGGGTCGTTATCAACGATAACCTGGTGTTGATCGATTACGTCAACAAACGCCGGGAAGAAGGCGCGGGCGCTGTCCAGGCCCTGGTTGATGCGGGCGTGTCGCGCTTCCGCCCGATCCTGCTGACATCGCTGACAACCATGGTCGGGATCCTGCCTCTGCTGTCGCAACGCTCTGTACAGGCGCAGTTCCTCAAGCCGATGCTGGTTGCGCTCGGCTCGGCGGTCGGGTTCGCGATCTTCATCACGCTGTTCCTGGTGCCGGCGCTTTACGTCATCGGTGCCGAGGTCAAGAGGATCTTCGCCTGGACCTGGGGCGGCCAGCCCTTCCATCACATTGGCGATGGATATTCCGGTCATGTCACCATCGACGAGGAAGAATTGATCGGTACGAGCGCAGGGAGTGGCAGTGGTCCTATGGCGCCGGCGGAATGA
- a CDS encoding efflux RND transporter periplasmic adaptor subunit, which translates to MARVIAIVAPLAIVAALGVGGTVVLKALKPEPEKAEDVRVGLNVFAEKVRRGDLQITVEAQGEVRPRREIVVAPQISGRIAYVSPDFIDGGFIKKGQLLVRVEAADYELAVVRARSGVASAEQGLTREIAEAELAQQDIEDLGITNVSPLARREPQLAQARAALDAAKAQLKDAELALERTAVYAPFSGRVWERNVDIGQVVATGQSLGRIFANDVVEVSLPLDDEEMGRLGLPLAFAASDKEPGPKVDFTATVGGIERHWTGEVVRTAAAVNSQTRQINVIAELQDPYGTGADNGAPMAPGLFVNAVIEGNTIPDVLIAPRAALRGDDQIFIGNPDAGTLSIRTVDVIYSDPHGAYVRSGIDEGEFAITSPIQAAFDGMNITVMERQPDGTIKTYEPVENTSDKDKSEETAMRLTSANGATE; encoded by the coding sequence ATGGCCCGTGTTATCGCCATCGTCGCCCCCCTCGCAATCGTCGCCGCACTCGGCGTCGGTGGCACCGTCGTCCTGAAGGCGCTGAAGCCGGAGCCTGAAAAGGCAGAGGATGTCCGCGTTGGTCTCAACGTGTTTGCCGAAAAGGTCCGCCGCGGCGATCTTCAGATCACGGTCGAAGCACAGGGCGAAGTGCGCCCGCGCCGTGAAATCGTGGTGGCACCGCAGATTTCCGGCCGCATTGCCTATGTCTCACCGGACTTCATCGATGGCGGTTTCATCAAGAAGGGCCAGTTGCTGGTCCGTGTGGAAGCGGCCGACTATGAGCTGGCCGTTGTGCGCGCCCGGTCCGGCGTGGCGTCTGCCGAACAGGGGCTGACCCGCGAAATCGCCGAAGCGGAACTCGCCCAGCAGGATATCGAGGACCTCGGCATCACCAATGTCTCGCCGCTGGCCCGGCGCGAGCCACAGCTGGCGCAGGCCCGCGCCGCACTCGATGCCGCCAAGGCGCAGTTGAAAGACGCCGAACTGGCGCTCGAACGGACAGCCGTCTACGCCCCCTTCTCCGGCCGGGTTTGGGAACGCAATGTCGATATCGGCCAGGTCGTCGCCACCGGCCAGTCGCTCGGACGCATCTTCGCCAATGACGTGGTAGAAGTTTCGCTGCCGCTGGACGATGAGGAAATGGGCCGTCTCGGTCTGCCGCTCGCCTTTGCTGCCAGCGACAAGGAACCCGGTCCGAAGGTCGACTTCACGGCCACGGTCGGCGGGATCGAGCGGCACTGGACCGGCGAAGTCGTCCGGACGGCCGCCGCCGTGAACAGCCAGACCCGCCAGATCAATGTGATCGCCGAGCTGCAGGACCCCTACGGCACAGGCGCCGATAACGGGGCGCCCATGGCGCCGGGCCTGTTCGTCAATGCCGTGATCGAAGGCAATACGATCCCGGATGTGCTGATCGCGCCGCGTGCTGCCCTGCGCGGTGACGACCAGATCTTTATCGGAAACCCCGACGCAGGCACGCTGTCGATCCGCACCGTCGACGTGATCTATTCCGACCCGCACGGGGCCTATGTCCGTTCTGGCATCGATGAAGGCGAATTCGCCATCACCTCCCCGATCCAGGCCGCCTTCGACGGCATGAATATCACTGTGATGGAGCGTCAGCCCGACGGAACCATCAAGACCTATGAACCGGTGGAAAACACATCGGACAAGGACAAGTCAGAGGAAACAGCCATGCGCCTGACCAGCGCGAATGGAGCAACTGAATGA